From Nonlabens sp. Ci31, the proteins below share one genomic window:
- a CDS encoding cellulose synthase family protein, with protein MILVWICIVVYSISLILILFYAFAQLNLLINYIKSQKLVDNAPQLDLTNPEEVPYVTIQLPVFNEAYVMDRLLDNISLIDYPREKLEIQVLDDSTDETVETTAAHVKRLAATGLDMVHITRTDRSGYKAGALKEGLEIAKGELIAIFDADFLPDADWLYKTIPYFKDSEIGVVQTRWAHLNRDYSILTQVQAFALDAHFTLEQVGRNSKGHFINFNGTAGIWRKETIYDAGNWEGDTLTEDLDLSYRAQLKKWKFKYLEHVTTPAELPIIISAARSQQFRWNKGGAENFRKMFRRVISSDMSVKSKFHGILHLLNSTMFLNVLIVGLLSVPMLYIKNEYGHLREYFIVMSFFVISTIIFFVCYWYMYKKTYGGGFKNFISYIGMFFTFFSIAMGFSFHNSIAVLEGHAGKRSEFVRTPKFNLKAVGGNWKTNKYILKKISPHVIIEGILMLYFAFGMYSAFVVGDQGGDFGLFPFHLMLFIGFGFVFIRSITDKQ; from the coding sequence ATGATATTAGTTTGGATTTGCATCGTCGTTTATTCTATTTCGCTTATTTTGATTTTGTTCTACGCTTTTGCGCAGCTCAATCTTTTGATCAATTACATCAAGTCTCAAAAATTAGTAGATAATGCTCCTCAATTGGATTTAACTAATCCAGAAGAAGTTCCTTATGTCACCATACAGTTGCCTGTTTTTAATGAGGCATATGTAATGGACCGTCTATTAGATAATATTTCTCTTATAGATTACCCTAGAGAAAAGTTAGAAATTCAGGTTCTTGACGACTCCACAGATGAAACCGTTGAGACTACAGCAGCCCATGTCAAAAGACTTGCCGCAACTGGTCTGGACATGGTTCATATTACAAGAACTGATCGCAGCGGTTATAAGGCTGGAGCACTTAAAGAAGGTCTTGAAATCGCAAAAGGGGAGTTGATTGCTATTTTTGATGCAGATTTCCTTCCAGATGCAGATTGGTTGTACAAGACCATTCCCTATTTTAAAGATTCAGAAATAGGAGTAGTGCAAACCAGATGGGCACACCTTAATAGAGATTATTCTATCTTGACACAAGTACAGGCATTTGCCTTAGACGCTCACTTTACACTAGAACAAGTCGGGCGTAACTCTAAGGGCCACTTCATCAACTTTAATGGAACAGCAGGAATCTGGCGCAAAGAGACTATTTATGATGCTGGAAACTGGGAGGGAGATACCTTAACAGAAGATCTGGACCTGAGTTATAGAGCACAATTAAAAAAATGGAAGTTCAAGTACCTAGAACATGTAACTACTCCGGCAGAGCTTCCTATAATCATCAGTGCGGCGCGCTCTCAGCAATTCCGCTGGAACAAAGGTGGAGCAGAGAATTTCAGAAAAATGTTTAGAAGAGTGATCTCTTCAGACATGTCGGTCAAATCAAAGTTTCACGGTATTCTTCATTTATTGAACAGTACGATGTTTCTCAATGTATTGATTGTAGGTTTGTTAAGTGTTCCTATGCTGTACATCAAAAATGAATACGGTCACTTGCGCGAGTATTTTATAGTGATGAGTTTCTTTGTGATCAGTACTATTATCTTTTTTGTTTGTTACTGGTACATGTATAAGAAAACCTATGGTGGAGGCTTTAAAAACTTTATATCTTATATAGGTATGTTTTTTACCTTCTTTTCTATCGCTATGGGCTTTTCCTTCCATAATTCTATTGCTGTTTTAGAAGGTCATGCAGGAAAACGCAGCGAGTTTGTAAGAACACCTAAGTTCAACCTAAAAGCAGTGGGCGGCAATTGGAAAACAAACAAATACATACTTAAAAAAATCAGTCCTCATGTTATTATTGAAGGCATACTCATGCTTTATTTTGCATTTGGTATGTACTCTGCCTTTGTGGTAGGGGATCAAGGTGGCGATTTTGGACTATTTCCTTTCCATTTAATGCTTTTTATTGGTTTCGGATTCGTCTTTATACGCAGTATTACAGATAAACAGTAA
- the der gene encoding ribosome biogenesis GTPase Der: protein MMSIVAIVGRPNVGKSTLFNRMIQRREAITDSVSGVTRDRHYGRSDWNGKEFSLIDTGGYVIGSEDVFETEIDHQVELAIDEADAILFMVNAEDGITPMDEDVAELLRKVTKPVFLVVNKVDNNQREQDAYEFYNLGLGEYYSISSMNGSGTGDLLDDLVKILPETEEEVRDDLPRFAVVGRPNAGKSSFINALIGEERYIVTDIAGTTRDSIDTKYNRFGFDFNLVDTAGIRRKKKVREDLEFYSVMRSVRAIEHCDVCIVMLDATRGFDGQVQNIFWLAQRNRKGIVVLVNKWDLVDKETNTAKEFEAKIREEMEPFTDVPIVFISVLNKQRIHKAIETAVTVYNNRTKKIKTSQLNEILLPLIEKYPPPSLKGKFVKIKFVTQLPTPQPQFAFFCNLPQYVRDSYKRYLENQLRKHFDFHGVPISVYMRKK, encoded by the coding sequence ATCATGAGTATAGTAGCAATTGTAGGGAGACCTAATGTAGGTAAGTCCACTCTTTTTAATCGTATGATTCAAAGAAGAGAGGCGATTACTGATTCCGTAAGTGGTGTCACAAGAGATAGACACTATGGAAGAAGTGACTGGAACGGTAAGGAATTTTCTCTTATCGACACCGGTGGTTACGTGATCGGAAGTGAGGATGTTTTTGAAACAGAAATCGATCATCAAGTAGAGCTCGCCATAGACGAAGCAGATGCTATTCTTTTTATGGTAAATGCTGAAGATGGAATCACTCCTATGGATGAAGATGTTGCTGAGCTTTTACGTAAAGTGACAAAGCCTGTTTTTCTAGTGGTGAATAAAGTAGATAATAACCAGCGGGAACAAGATGCTTACGAGTTTTATAATCTAGGTCTAGGGGAGTATTACTCTATTTCTAGTATGAATGGAAGTGGAACTGGAGATTTACTTGATGATCTCGTAAAAATACTGCCAGAAACCGAAGAGGAAGTAAGAGATGACCTACCGCGATTTGCAGTAGTCGGAAGACCTAACGCTGGGAAGAGTTCTTTTATCAATGCATTGATAGGAGAAGAGAGGTACATCGTTACTGATATTGCAGGAACGACTCGCGATTCTATAGATACCAAGTACAATCGTTTTGGCTTTGATTTTAATCTGGTGGACACAGCTGGAATTAGAAGAAAAAAGAAAGTACGTGAGGATTTAGAGTTTTACAGTGTGATGCGTAGCGTAAGAGCCATTGAACATTGTGATGTTTGTATCGTTATGCTGGATGCAACAAGAGGCTTTGATGGACAGGTACAAAATATATTTTGGCTGGCACAGCGCAACCGAAAAGGTATCGTTGTACTGGTTAATAAATGGGACCTTGTCGATAAGGAGACCAATACGGCTAAGGAGTTTGAAGCGAAGATCAGAGAGGAAATGGAGCCGTTTACAGATGTGCCTATTGTCTTTATTTCGGTACTGAATAAGCAACGTATACACAAAGCTATAGAAACGGCTGTTACTGTTTATAATAACCGTACTAAAAAAATAAAAACCAGTCAGCTTAATGAGATATTGCTTCCATTAATAGAGAAGTATCCGCCGCCATCATTGAAAGGTAAATTTGTAAAAATTAAGTTTGTAACACAGTTGCCTACACCGCAGCCACAGTTTGCTTTTTTCTGTAACCTACCTCAATATGTAAGAGATAGCTATAAAAGATATTTAGAAAATCAGCTTAGAAAGCATTTTGATTTTCACGGTGTACCTATCAGTGTTTATATGAGAAAGAAATAA
- a CDS encoding bifunctional GNAT family N-acetyltransferase/carbon-nitrogen hydrolase family protein yields the protein MSDTNMSKIDNLNLEFLQLKDYEELKHAMIDSYSNLPDSYWREEQIKTLIDKFPEGQVVLKVNEEIVACALSIIVKYVDFSGQYTYEQVTGNYEFTTHDDSGDVLYGIEVFIKPPYRGMRLGRRLYDYRKELCENLNLRGIAFGGRIPNYHNHAKDLTPKQYIEKVRNKEITDSVLNFQLSNDFHVSRVLKNYLDGDKASMEFAVLLEWDNIYYTKPITETAALKSTVRLGIVQWQMRPYSGFEELMQQVEYFVDSLAAYRADFALFPEYFNAPLMAAYNDLSVSQSIRELAKYTVMIRERFSELSIKYNINIITGSMPEIIDGQLYNIGNLCRRDGTIERYEKIHVTPDEQKVWGLQGGKNIQTFDTDCGKIGILICYDSEFPELSRIMAKDGMQMLFVPFLTDTQNAFARVKLCCQARAVENECYVAIAGSVGNLPAVENMDISYAQSAVFTPCDFAFPSNGIKAEATANTEMILVADVDLTLLNQLHNHGAVKNLKDRRTDLYEVTKK from the coding sequence ATGAGCGATACCAATATGAGTAAGATTGACAATTTGAATCTGGAGTTTTTACAACTCAAGGATTATGAAGAGTTGAAACATGCGATGATAGATTCTTACTCCAACTTGCCAGATTCTTACTGGAGAGAAGAGCAAATCAAAACGCTTATCGATAAATTTCCTGAAGGCCAAGTGGTTCTTAAAGTGAATGAAGAAATCGTTGCTTGCGCACTGTCTATTATTGTAAAGTATGTAGACTTTAGTGGTCAGTATACCTACGAACAGGTTACTGGAAATTACGAATTCACCACACATGATGATTCTGGTGATGTGCTCTATGGCATCGAAGTGTTTATAAAACCTCCATATAGAGGAATGCGATTAGGTCGTAGATTATATGATTACCGCAAAGAATTGTGTGAGAATTTGAATCTGAGAGGTATTGCTTTTGGAGGTCGCATTCCTAATTATCACAATCATGCAAAGGACTTGACTCCTAAACAATACATTGAAAAAGTACGCAATAAGGAGATCACAGATTCGGTGTTGAACTTCCAATTATCTAATGACTTCCATGTATCACGTGTTCTTAAAAATTATTTAGACGGCGATAAAGCCTCTATGGAATTTGCCGTACTTCTAGAATGGGATAATATTTATTATACAAAACCTATTACCGAAACAGCAGCACTTAAAAGCACGGTACGATTAGGTATTGTTCAATGGCAAATGCGACCTTACTCTGGTTTTGAAGAGCTCATGCAGCAAGTAGAATATTTTGTAGATAGCCTTGCCGCTTACAGAGCAGACTTTGCCTTATTTCCAGAATATTTTAACGCGCCTCTTATGGCGGCTTACAACGATTTAAGTGTAAGCCAGTCCATAAGAGAACTTGCTAAGTACACCGTAATGATTAGAGAGCGTTTTTCTGAACTTTCTATCAAGTATAATATCAACATTATTACTGGATCCATGCCAGAAATTATTGACGGCCAACTCTACAATATAGGGAACCTTTGCCGTAGAGATGGAACTATAGAACGTTATGAAAAAATACACGTAACTCCAGATGAGCAAAAAGTATGGGGGCTTCAAGGTGGTAAAAACATACAGACTTTTGATACGGACTGCGGTAAAATAGGAATCTTAATTTGTTATGACAGCGAGTTTCCAGAATTGAGTCGTATTATGGCAAAAGATGGGATGCAAATGCTCTTTGTTCCTTTCTTAACCGATACTCAGAATGCTTTTGCTAGAGTAAAATTGTGCTGCCAAGCGCGTGCGGTAGAAAATGAATGCTATGTAGCGATTGCAGGAAGCGTAGGAAATTTGCCCGCTGTGGAAAACATGGATATTTCTTATGCGCAGAGCGCTGTATTTACTCCGTGTGATTTTGCATTTCCATCCAACGGTATCAAAGCAGAAGCTACTGCAAACACAGAGATGATTCTAGTAGCCGACGTTGATCTTACATTGTTAAATCAACTACACAATCACGGGGCAGTAAAAAACCTTAAGGATCGTCGTACGGATCTTTATGAAGTGACTAAGAAGTAA
- a CDS encoding outer membrane beta-barrel protein, which yields MRLFLAIIFIVTSCVTVTAQQFNIIGVVKDSITNEKLQSATVYLESVKDSTLIAYSITDAEGVFTLTANTAYEKVNFITSFQGYKNYTAFINLTDGRDLDLGEIILSSDIEALNGILITARKAPITVKKDTLEFNAKSFNTRADATLEDVMKELPGVEVDKDGKITVNGKEVSRILVNGKEFFGDDPQIALKNLPKEIIDKIQVTESKTDTQKATGEAGDANASEINITIDEDKNKGWFSRLTAGGGTDERYSMSGIANYFNNDFKLSVLGSSNNINSPGFSFDEIYDAMGSSAYSISRSSNGSFGINGQNFGGSGGITSSDSAGLNVSNDWGETVSAQMNYFYGGNDTRSAADSRRETFLPDRTFITESSNRGDRLGDSHRISGRIEVKPDTLTSFNIRPNVNLSNNFSNNTSSSISSDESGAAINEVSTSSTSDSDNQSLGANFSFSRKTLEKGTYFGFYGNANTNQSDAQSDFNSTRTTFDEFSNPETPVIQDQLINNNSKSSSFSFTPYFNKKLTDALGLALNYNVETGNQENKRSIFDRDGSGDLFFNNTLSNDYEVKNTQQRPSLGLRYNKGDLRLDVYAGVIHQTLESEDILLNTSFDKEFTDPYVRANVNYKFGKYGRAYVNYSNSINVPSVRQLQPVEDRTNPQNIVIGNPDLDASQQHNIYFNLSRYDWEKGSGFYSGGGFTYTDNSVAAISTTDADLIRTTTYTNINGEYNGYLYTRFAKTWKKDAREIGVDLSLNGNLSLNKGFTNGTAFQSENYSFTPGISFEYSLQDYIDVELEYEISANRTQYDITSITEQDFVNQRVALDITTLWPEHVILGIRGEYNKFGNITGDFDDDSFVLIGSLGYKFAKDKATVKLKAYDILNQIIDTRRSITDDFVADTSSLVLQQYFMLSFTYKLSKFGGKDPNKEKGF from the coding sequence ATGAGATTATTTCTTGCTATCATTTTTATAGTGACGTCTTGCGTTACAGTAACAGCACAACAATTCAATATTATAGGGGTTGTTAAAGATTCTATTACTAATGAAAAGCTACAAAGCGCTACTGTATATCTAGAAAGTGTTAAAGACTCGACACTAATAGCCTATTCCATTACAGATGCTGAGGGTGTTTTTACGTTAACAGCTAATACCGCTTATGAAAAAGTAAACTTCATCACTTCATTTCAAGGTTATAAAAATTACACTGCTTTTATCAATCTTACGGACGGTCGCGATCTAGATTTAGGAGAAATTATTTTAAGTAGTGATATAGAAGCACTAAATGGTATTCTGATTACTGCTCGAAAAGCGCCTATTACTGTTAAAAAAGACACATTAGAATTTAATGCAAAGTCTTTCAATACAAGGGCTGACGCTACTTTGGAAGACGTCATGAAAGAACTGCCAGGAGTAGAAGTAGATAAAGATGGAAAGATTACCGTAAATGGTAAAGAGGTGTCAAGGATTTTAGTAAATGGGAAAGAATTTTTTGGTGATGATCCTCAAATAGCACTGAAAAACTTACCGAAAGAGATCATTGACAAAATCCAAGTAACAGAGTCAAAAACCGATACTCAAAAAGCCACTGGAGAAGCTGGTGATGCCAATGCTAGCGAAATCAACATCACTATAGATGAAGATAAAAATAAAGGTTGGTTCTCTAGACTTACCGCCGGTGGAGGGACTGATGAACGGTATTCCATGAGCGGAATTGCCAACTACTTCAACAATGATTTTAAATTGAGCGTCTTAGGGAGTAGCAATAATATCAATAGTCCAGGATTCTCTTTTGACGAGATTTATGATGCGATGGGCAGCAGCGCTTATTCTATTTCGAGAAGTAGCAATGGGAGTTTTGGTATCAATGGGCAGAATTTTGGTGGTAGCGGTGGTATTACCTCTAGCGATAGTGCCGGCCTAAATGTGTCAAACGATTGGGGTGAAACAGTAAGCGCCCAAATGAATTACTTTTATGGCGGTAACGACACAAGGTCTGCCGCTGACAGTCGTCGGGAAACCTTCTTACCAGACCGTACTTTTATTACAGAAAGTTCTAACCGTGGTGATCGTTTGGGAGACAGTCATCGAATAAGCGGTCGTATAGAAGTGAAGCCAGACACACTTACTTCGTTTAATATCAGGCCTAATGTCAATCTTTCTAATAACTTCAGTAACAACACAAGCAGCTCTATCTCAAGCGATGAAAGTGGCGCTGCTATAAACGAGGTGAGTACTTCCAGCACTTCAGATTCTGATAACCAGTCTTTGGGAGCAAATTTTTCTTTCTCTAGGAAAACTCTAGAAAAGGGAACCTATTTTGGCTTTTATGGGAATGCCAATACAAATCAAAGTGATGCTCAAAGTGATTTTAATAGTACACGTACTACTTTTGATGAATTTTCTAATCCAGAAACTCCGGTAATTCAAGATCAACTTATCAATAACAACTCAAAAAGCTCTAGTTTTTCTTTTACGCCATACTTTAATAAGAAACTTACCGATGCGCTAGGGCTTGCTTTAAATTACAACGTAGAGACGGGTAATCAAGAAAATAAAAGAAGCATTTTTGATAGAGATGGTTCTGGAGATTTGTTTTTTAATAACACCTTAAGTAACGATTATGAGGTGAAGAATACGCAGCAAAGACCTAGTTTAGGATTGCGTTATAACAAAGGAGATCTCCGATTGGACGTATATGCTGGAGTTATACATCAAACTTTAGAGAGTGAAGACATTTTGCTCAATACTAGTTTTGATAAAGAGTTTACAGACCCATATGTTAGAGCAAATGTGAATTATAAATTCGGTAAATACGGTAGAGCTTATGTGAATTATAGCAATAGTATCAATGTGCCCAGTGTAAGACAGTTGCAGCCAGTAGAAGATAGAACCAACCCGCAAAATATAGTGATAGGTAATCCAGATCTGGATGCCAGCCAGCAACATAATATCTACTTTAATTTAAGTCGATATGATTGGGAAAAAGGATCTGGTTTCTATTCTGGTGGAGGTTTTACCTATACAGATAATAGCGTCGCTGCAATCTCTACCACAGACGCTGATCTTATTAGAACCACTACCTACACAAATATCAATGGAGAATATAATGGTTATTTATACACCAGGTTTGCAAAAACATGGAAAAAGGATGCCAGAGAAATAGGTGTTGATCTAAGTCTGAATGGAAATTTATCCTTAAACAAAGGCTTTACTAACGGTACTGCTTTTCAGTCAGAAAACTATAGTTTCACCCCGGGAATATCTTTTGAATATTCTTTACAAGACTATATAGATGTAGAGTTGGAATATGAGATAAGTGCTAACAGAACACAATACGATATCACCTCCATCACAGAGCAAGATTTTGTAAATCAAAGAGTCGCTCTTGACATTACGACGCTGTGGCCAGAACATGTGATTCTTGGGATAAGAGGAGAGTACAACAAGTTTGGTAATATTACTGGCGATTTTGATGATGACTCCTTTGTTCTCATTGGGAGTCTAGGCTATAAATTTGCTAAGGATAAGGCGACAGTTAAGCTCAAAGCTTACGATATACTCAATCAAATTATTGATACAAGACGTAGCATTACAGATGATTTTGTTGCAGATACCAGTAGCCTAGTTTTACAGCAGTACTTCATGCTTAGTTTTACGTATAAGCTTTCAAAATTTGGAGGTAAGGATCCCAATAAAGAAAAGGGTTTTTAA
- a CDS encoding polyprenyl synthetase family protein: MKIVEQIKEPIAHEMELFEKKFHLSMASRIALLNRITHFIVNRKGKQMRPMFVFLVAKMVGKGQVNERTYRGASVIELIHTATLVHDDVVDDSLKRRGFFSVNALWKNKIAVLVGDYLLSKGLLLSIDNKDFDLLQIISVAVREMSEGELLQIEKARRLDITEDVYFDIIGKKTATLIAACCSLGACSIAPESEDVEKMRKFGELIGVAFQIKDDLFDYGNQRIGKPTGIDIKEQKMTLPLIHCLQTATPKNKKWLINSVKRHNRDKARVREVIDYVKDNGGLDYAITAMYHYKQEALEILNTYPHSVYKESLLKMVDYVIDRKK, encoded by the coding sequence ATGAAAATTGTGGAGCAAATTAAGGAGCCTATAGCTCATGAAATGGAACTTTTTGAAAAGAAGTTTCACCTATCCATGGCCTCTCGTATCGCATTGCTCAATCGTATTACTCATTTTATAGTAAACCGTAAAGGAAAACAAATGCGTCCCATGTTTGTTTTTTTAGTGGCAAAAATGGTAGGTAAAGGACAGGTAAATGAGCGTACCTATCGCGGTGCCTCTGTTATTGAATTAATTCATACTGCTACCTTAGTTCACGATGATGTGGTCGATGATAGCTTAAAACGCAGGGGATTCTTCTCGGTAAATGCTTTATGGAAAAATAAAATTGCCGTTTTGGTCGGTGATTATTTGCTCTCTAAAGGGCTGCTGCTCAGCATTGATAACAAAGACTTCGACTTGTTACAAATAATAAGTGTTGCAGTACGCGAGATGAGTGAAGGAGAATTGCTGCAGATAGAAAAGGCGAGAAGACTGGACATTACAGAAGACGTCTATTTTGATATCATAGGTAAAAAAACCGCAACTTTAATTGCGGCTTGCTGCAGTTTGGGCGCTTGCTCTATCGCTCCAGAAAGTGAAGATGTAGAGAAGATGCGCAAATTTGGAGAGCTAATAGGTGTAGCATTCCAGATCAAGGACGACCTTTTTGATTATGGTAACCAGCGTATAGGAAAACCTACTGGTATCGATATCAAGGAACAAAAAATGACCTTACCTCTTATTCACTGCCTCCAAACAGCTACTCCCAAAAATAAAAAATGGTTGATCAACTCTGTTAAAAGGCACAATCGCGATAAAGCTAGAGTGCGCGAGGTCATCGACTATGTGAAGGATAACGGTGGGCTGGATTATGCCATTACCGCTATGTATCACTATAAACAAGAAGCACTGGAGATATTAAATACTTATCCGCATTCTGTATATAAAGAATCGCTTTTGAAAATGGTGGATTACGTGATAGATCGCAAAAAGTAA
- a CDS encoding glycosyltransferase 87 family protein: MKHKLGNIFGIISIISVVLYAVFFSLSRKQFTETFLVYSLLFLCLYAFYKVSNKAFQVNYRFLSNKWSGRFFNSDVLLLILAVGVICRVSLITYTPNLSQDFFRFIWDGNQLLNGYNPYLYLPDEVMRSGGSSIPNAALLHANMGELSSGHYTNYPPLNQLFFAVAAFLGGKSIFATMLWIRVFIIIADVGVFFYGLKLLKLLGKSPYLILLYFLNPFVVIELTGNLHFDGMVAFFLLLSVYHLLKSQQIKSALFLAYGVLLKLLPLIVLPLLFRKLRWKRASLLYIAVGGIVLMGFLPFYSSDLLGKYSGSVALWFGNFEFNASVFYVIRAIGYELTGYNVIETAGVVLPMITFLSVLFIAFKRKNEIPEVLLSSMVFSFFIYLLLSTTVHPWYLTIPLLFSIFTRYRFMLVWSFVAFLSYYTYSNTDFTENLGLVGLEYASVAAVFLWEVLFSNKNTPSKREV, from the coding sequence ATGAAACATAAGCTGGGTAATATTTTTGGTATTATCAGCATTATTAGTGTGGTTCTTTACGCTGTTTTTTTCTCGCTTTCGCGAAAGCAATTCACAGAAACATTCTTAGTTTACAGCTTGCTTTTTCTATGCCTATATGCATTTTACAAAGTGAGCAATAAGGCATTTCAAGTAAATTATCGATTCTTATCCAACAAGTGGAGCGGCCGTTTTTTTAACTCAGATGTGCTGCTGTTGATTCTAGCAGTTGGAGTTATCTGTAGAGTCTCCCTTATTACTTATACACCTAATCTTTCTCAAGATTTCTTCAGATTTATATGGGATGGGAATCAATTATTAAACGGTTACAATCCCTATTTATATTTGCCTGATGAAGTGATGCGTTCAGGGGGGTCTTCTATTCCTAATGCAGCCTTATTACATGCAAATATGGGGGAACTGTCTAGTGGTCATTATACCAATTACCCTCCGTTGAATCAGTTGTTTTTTGCTGTAGCCGCTTTCCTAGGAGGTAAAAGTATTTTTGCCACGATGCTATGGATACGTGTCTTTATTATCATAGCAGATGTGGGCGTTTTTTTCTATGGATTAAAACTATTAAAACTTTTAGGTAAATCACCTTACCTCATACTCTTGTATTTTCTGAATCCGTTTGTGGTGATTGAGTTGACAGGAAACTTACATTTTGACGGCATGGTGGCTTTCTTCCTGCTTTTATCTGTGTATCATTTGTTGAAATCACAACAAATTAAAAGTGCTTTATTTCTCGCTTATGGGGTGCTTTTAAAACTGTTGCCGCTTATCGTATTGCCATTGCTATTTAGAAAGCTACGTTGGAAGAGGGCTAGTTTGCTTTATATAGCGGTGGGTGGGATAGTTCTTATGGGTTTCCTTCCTTTCTACAGCAGTGACTTATTAGGAAAGTATTCAGGTTCTGTAGCTTTGTGGTTTGGGAATTTTGAATTCAATGCCAGTGTTTTTTATGTGATACGAGCGATAGGTTATGAGCTTACGGGCTATAATGTGATCGAGACGGCTGGTGTCGTACTGCCTATGATTACTTTCTTATCGGTGCTGTTTATAGCATTTAAGCGAAAAAACGAAATTCCAGAAGTGCTATTGAGCAGTATGGTATTTTCATTTTTTATTTATTTACTTTTATCCACGACGGTGCATCCTTGGTACCTGACCATTCCTTTGCTATTTTCTATTTTTACCAGGTACCGATTTATGCTCGTGTGGAGTTTTGTAGCTTTTCTAAGCTATTATACCTATTCAAATACCGATTTTACAGAGAATTTAGGACTGGTGGGATTAGAATATGCCTCAGTTGCTGCTGTGTTTTTATGGGAAGTTCTATTTTCTAATAAAAATACACCTTCAAAAAGAGAAGTTTAA
- a CDS encoding helix-turn-helix domain-containing protein, whose translation MNPIGTKIKEMRFKTGMSQEELAEKSQVSLRTIQRIENNENEPRGKTMQLICDSLGVPIEELLDFGKKEDLQFLMFFHLSVLSGIVIPLGNIILPLVLWLTKKDKIQGLQKIGARLLNFQIVFQAMTFILIMLATLGKILHWENLHFSNLFLMVFFLVSLNGLFAIIFAISSRRGKQITYPSSIPMIK comes from the coding sequence ATGAATCCTATTGGAACAAAAATTAAAGAGATGCGTTTTAAAACAGGAATGTCTCAAGAGGAGTTAGCAGAGAAATCTCAGGTAAGTCTTCGCACCATACAACGCATAGAAAATAACGAGAATGAACCTCGTGGTAAAACCATGCAATTGATTTGCGATTCATTAGGAGTTCCTATTGAAGAGCTGTTGGACTTCGGTAAAAAGGAAGACTTACAGTTCCTGATGTTTTTTCATTTGTCTGTTCTATCTGGTATTGTAATACCACTAGGCAATATCATTTTGCCGTTAGTGTTATGGCTTACCAAAAAAGATAAAATTCAAGGATTACAAAAAATAGGGGCACGGCTTTTGAATTTTCAGATCGTTTTTCAGGCCATGACTTTTATTTTAATAATGCTTGCAACTCTTGGGAAAATTCTTCATTGGGAAAATCTTCATTTTTCAAATTTATTTTTAATGGTTTTTTTCCTTGTCTCGTTAAACGGTTTATTTGCTATTATTTTTGCGATCTCTAGTCGCAGAGGCAAACAAATTACTTACCCAAGCAGCATTCCTATGATTAAATAA
- a CDS encoding glycosyltransferase family 2 protein has protein sequence MIPAYNEAGSIPLVINDIPSIVTEVIVCSNNSNDDTVINARNAGATVVEEPAPGYGNACLKGMEYVAALSNPTDIIVFLDGDYSDYPEQLTELVAPILENNLDFVVGSRVKKWREKGAMTIPQIFGNWLATALMSLLFKSKFTDLGPFRAIKYDKLIELEMEDRTYGWTVEMQLKVLKKGFSYKEVPMRYRNRIGVSKVSGTVKGAIFAGVKILVWIFKYGFKK, from the coding sequence TTGATTCCTGCCTATAATGAAGCAGGTTCCATACCACTGGTCATTAACGATATTCCGTCTATAGTGACAGAGGTAATTGTATGTAGCAACAATTCTAACGACGACACGGTAATAAATGCGCGTAATGCTGGGGCAACAGTAGTAGAAGAGCCTGCTCCTGGATACGGAAATGCTTGTCTTAAGGGAATGGAATATGTGGCTGCTTTATCTAATCCTACCGACATCATCGTTTTTTTAGATGGAGATTATAGTGATTATCCAGAGCAACTTACTGAATTAGTAGCGCCGATTTTAGAAAACAACTTAGATTTTGTAGTTGGATCAAGAGTTAAGAAATGGAGAGAAAAGGGCGCTATGACAATTCCTCAGATTTTTGGGAATTGGCTAGCCACAGCCCTTATGAGTCTTTTATTTAAATCAAAATTCACCGATTTAGGTCCCTTTAGAGCCATTAAATATGATAAACTTATTGAGTTGGAAATGGAAGATCGCACATATGGGTGGACGGTAGAGATGCAGTTGAAGGTATTAAAAAAGGGATTTAGTTATAAAGAGGTACCGATGAGGTACCGCAATAGAATAGGTGTTTCAAAGGTTTCAGGTACGGTTAAAGGTGCTATATTTGCAGGTGTTAAGATATTAGTATGGATTTTCAAATACGGTTTTAAGAAATGA